A portion of the Stigmatella aurantiaca DW4/3-1 genome contains these proteins:
- a CDS encoding hybrid sensor histidine kinase/response regulator, with the protein MTTSGNNEARTEPKAIVLNVNDHAATRYLVSRMLDLAGYQVLEASSGQEALVLATQLPDLVLLDVEMPDIDGYEVCRRLRGSEETQGLLIAHLSAVSITREDRIRGLAYGADAYWTTPFEEEELLANIEALLRLQRRAQDAIRVRDDFLSVAAHELKTPLTALRLHLERTFFLTTRTKTDTVPKASLDKGLSASLRQLSRLQQLLDTLLDVSRVSNRRLKLEVGTVDLADVAREVHQRLEPAARALDTEIQLELPAGPLVLFGDRLRMEQVLNNLLTNALKYGNGKPVLLRVEAREDMAVICVKDQGIGIAVQDQARIFERFERATPTQQSGSLGLGLYIAREIVSAHGGTIAVDSQSGHGATFQVLLPLRRLERY; encoded by the coding sequence GTGACAACATCGGGCAACAACGAAGCCAGAACCGAGCCGAAGGCCATCGTCCTCAACGTCAATGACCATGCCGCCACGCGCTACCTCGTGAGCCGCATGTTGGATCTGGCGGGCTATCAGGTGCTGGAAGCCAGCTCGGGACAGGAAGCCCTGGTGCTCGCCACCCAGCTGCCGGATCTGGTCCTGCTGGACGTCGAGATGCCAGACATCGATGGCTACGAGGTCTGCCGGCGCCTGCGAGGCAGCGAGGAGACCCAGGGCCTGCTCATCGCGCACCTGTCCGCCGTCTCCATCACGCGAGAGGACCGCATCCGAGGGCTGGCCTACGGCGCGGACGCCTACTGGACCACCCCCTTCGAGGAGGAGGAGCTGCTCGCCAACATCGAAGCGCTCTTGCGGCTTCAGCGCCGGGCCCAGGACGCCATCCGCGTGCGCGATGACTTTCTGTCCGTTGCGGCCCACGAGCTGAAGACCCCCCTCACCGCGCTGCGCCTCCACCTGGAACGGACCTTCTTTCTCACCACGCGGACCAAGACCGACACCGTCCCCAAAGCCTCGCTCGACAAGGGGCTCTCCGCCTCCCTGCGCCAGCTCAGCCGCCTGCAACAGTTGCTCGACACGCTGCTGGACGTGTCCCGCGTCTCCAACCGGAGGCTCAAGCTGGAAGTGGGCACGGTGGACCTGGCGGACGTCGCCCGGGAGGTGCACCAGCGGCTCGAGCCCGCGGCCCGCGCGCTCGACACGGAGATTCAGCTCGAGCTCCCCGCCGGGCCCCTGGTCCTCTTCGGAGATCGCCTGAGGATGGAGCAGGTGCTCAACAACCTGCTGACCAATGCCCTCAAGTATGGGAACGGAAAGCCCGTGCTGCTGCGCGTGGAAGCGCGCGAGGACATGGCCGTGATCTGCGTGAAGGATCAGGGCATCGGCATCGCCGTGCAGGACCAGGCCCGGATTTTCGAGCGCTTCGAGCGGGCAACGCCTACTCAACAATCCGGCAGTCTGGGACTCGGCCTCTACATCGCCCGGGAGATTGTCTCTGCGCACGGAGGGACCATTGCCGTAGACAGCCAATCTGGACACGGCGCAACGTTCCAGGTGCTCCTCCCGTTGCGCCGGCTGGAGCGGTACTGA
- a CDS encoding PHP domain-containing protein has product MIDLHSHTTASDGQHSPEELLALAASAGVTVLAVTDHDTVAGLSAAKAAAAHHGVELVAGIELSAFVLGKEAHILGHFLRPEDPGISQFADTLRTEREQRMKQMVEKMRKLGFPVRMEEVYTLAGSAHLGRPHLARVLVEKGWCVDTKEAFDRFLGSGRPAWVDRYRLDGADAIQLIRTAGGTATLAHPGTSKMNRGEIATLAKAGLAGLEVLHSDHNPSMREKYVALAQEFALVTTAGSDFHGEKVAPGRHLGTASMPPALFQQLRARASA; this is encoded by the coding sequence GTGATCGATCTGCACTCCCACACCACCGCGAGCGACGGCCAACACTCCCCGGAGGAGCTGCTGGCGCTGGCCGCCTCGGCGGGGGTGACGGTGCTCGCGGTCACGGACCACGACACGGTGGCGGGGCTTTCGGCGGCGAAGGCCGCGGCGGCCCACCACGGCGTGGAGCTGGTGGCGGGCATCGAGCTGTCCGCCTTCGTGTTGGGCAAAGAGGCCCACATCCTGGGGCACTTCCTGCGGCCAGAGGATCCCGGCATCTCCCAGTTCGCGGACACGCTGCGCACCGAGCGCGAGCAGCGGATGAAGCAGATGGTGGAGAAGATGCGCAAGCTCGGCTTCCCAGTGCGGATGGAGGAGGTCTACACCCTGGCGGGAAGCGCCCACCTGGGAAGGCCCCACCTGGCCCGGGTCCTGGTGGAAAAAGGCTGGTGCGTGGACACGAAGGAGGCATTCGACCGGTTCCTCGGAAGCGGGCGTCCTGCCTGGGTGGACCGCTACCGGCTGGACGGGGCGGACGCCATCCAGCTCATCCGCACCGCGGGCGGCACCGCCACCCTGGCCCACCCGGGCACCTCGAAGATGAACCGCGGGGAGATCGCCACGCTGGCGAAGGCGGGGCTCGCGGGGCTGGAGGTGCTCCACTCGGACCACAACCCGAGCATGCGCGAGAAGTATGTGGCCCTTGCGCAGGAGTTTGCCCTGGTGACGACCGCGGGCAGCGACTTCCACGGAGAGAAGGTGGCGCCGGGACGGCACCTGGGAACCGCCTCCATGCCCCCGGCGCTGTTCCAGCAGCTGCGGGCCCGGGCCTCGGCCTGA
- a CDS encoding deoxyhypusine synthase family protein — protein MAKTSNPKKSLRNAYSGARKADPRPITGKEKPAELLAHAFSAYVGRQERTAFELMSKSVEQDASVFLTLSGAMTPAGLHQSCLIPLVEKGIISALTTTGANLYHDAHRIIGHAIREVNPNAGDLQYRLARIIRIYDLGFWEEALLDTDRLFSAIIRGPEFQKKMTTPEFHYLLGKAVYGIEKQLGVKQPSLLSTCYKHAVPIWVGAVQDGSIFLNVVKLKRLLGAEFKFELDINDDVYSMAAMQHFCRHQGSKRLAIWILGGGVPKNYTLQGEPLLDQILNVPTSGFDIDVQFCVDPVDNGALSSCPAGEGHTWGKVSVEAVETGSMYVHCDVTAVFPWLTHALLSEPKNKRKPMRLMDKMADAIAFLDTDVQKRRKQLMKTLDWSIEEAEPSSPEDAEKHGAYVR, from the coding sequence ATGGCCAAGACCTCGAACCCGAAGAAGAGCTTGCGCAACGCCTACTCGGGGGCGCGCAAGGCGGACCCTCGCCCCATCACCGGCAAGGAGAAGCCGGCCGAATTGCTCGCCCACGCCTTCAGCGCCTACGTGGGGCGCCAGGAGCGCACGGCGTTCGAGCTGATGTCGAAGTCCGTGGAGCAGGACGCGTCCGTCTTCCTGACGCTCTCGGGGGCCATGACGCCCGCGGGCCTGCACCAGAGCTGTCTCATCCCCCTGGTGGAGAAGGGCATCATCTCCGCGCTGACCACCACGGGCGCCAACCTCTACCACGACGCCCACCGCATCATCGGCCACGCGATCCGCGAGGTGAACCCGAACGCCGGCGACCTCCAGTACCGGCTGGCGCGCATCATTCGCATCTATGATCTGGGCTTCTGGGAGGAGGCGCTCCTGGACACGGACCGGCTCTTCTCGGCCATCATCCGGGGCCCCGAGTTCCAGAAGAAGATGACGACACCGGAGTTCCACTACCTGCTGGGCAAGGCGGTGTACGGCATCGAGAAGCAGCTCGGCGTGAAGCAGCCCTCGCTGCTGTCCACCTGCTACAAGCACGCGGTGCCCATCTGGGTGGGCGCGGTGCAGGATGGCTCCATCTTCTTGAACGTCGTGAAGCTCAAGCGGTTGCTCGGGGCGGAGTTCAAGTTCGAGCTCGACATCAACGACGACGTCTACTCGATGGCGGCGATGCAGCACTTCTGCCGCCACCAGGGCTCCAAGCGGCTGGCCATCTGGATCCTCGGAGGGGGTGTGCCCAAGAACTACACGCTCCAGGGCGAGCCGCTGCTGGATCAGATCCTCAACGTGCCCACCTCGGGGTTCGACATCGACGTGCAGTTCTGCGTGGACCCGGTGGACAACGGGGCGCTGTCGAGCTGCCCGGCCGGCGAGGGACATACCTGGGGCAAGGTCTCCGTGGAGGCCGTGGAGACGGGCTCGATGTATGTGCACTGCGACGTGACGGCCGTCTTCCCTTGGCTCACGCACGCCCTGCTGTCCGAGCCGAAGAACAAGCGCAAGCCCATGCGGCTGATGGATAAGATGGCCGATGCCATCGCCTTCCTGGACACGGACGTGCAGAAGCGCCGCAAGCAGCTCATGAAGACGTTGGACTGGAGCATCGAGGAGGCAGAGCCCTCGAGCCCAGAAGATGCGGAGAAGCACGGCGCCTACGTCCGCTAG
- a CDS encoding OsmC family protein, translating into MSQPSQPTGVVMTATSAASFKTELEHGPSGSRIATEAPKDNGGTGGSFSPTDLVGAALASCAVTTMALVASREGLPFGEARATVEKRMTPPPRRIGELVLTIHMPAGLSPAHRARLEQAAHECPVARSLHPDLKLPVTFRYPGES; encoded by the coding sequence ATGAGCCAGCCCTCGCAGCCCACCGGGGTGGTGATGACCGCCACCTCCGCCGCCTCCTTCAAGACCGAACTCGAGCACGGACCGTCCGGCTCGCGCATCGCCACCGAGGCCCCGAAGGACAACGGGGGAACCGGGGGCTCCTTCTCGCCCACGGACCTGGTGGGGGCGGCGCTCGCCTCGTGTGCGGTGACCACCATGGCCCTGGTCGCCTCCCGCGAGGGCCTGCCCTTCGGGGAGGCGCGGGCGACGGTGGAGAAGCGGATGACGCCGCCTCCGCGCCGGATTGGGGAGCTGGTGTTGACCATTCACATGCCCGCGGGCCTGTCCCCGGCGCACCGGGCCCGGTTGGAGCAGGCGGCCCACGAGTGCCCCGTCGCCCGCAGCCTCCACCCGGACCTGAAGCTGCCCGTCACGTTCCGCTACCCGGGCGAGTCCTAG
- a CDS encoding alkaline phosphatase family protein, with translation MRPSSQSIQHVFVLMLENRSFDHMLGFSGITGTDAETGRPTKINGLMGSEFNTYQGIRYPVTRPADNTMPVCPGHDFPDVLEQLAGPGVSYPKGGAYPPIVNTGFVHSYAAAMKKTSHAEGDLSPGELMKCYEPSQLPVLTTLAREFAVCDRWFSSLPGPTWPNRFFVNAASSGGLDHSPSHAEILDWEANPLGGFVFQNGSLFTQESLQWRIYAGGLFCIAHAMSGVHVKDIRPYGHFANDLQGPYTAQYTFIEPNYGDLADDSYRGGNSQHPLDDVRHGEALIKATYEAIRNSPLWNNSLLIITWDEHGGFYDSALPPGAPAPGDTQRMPGVNQSGFTFQQYGVRVPAVIVSPRIAQNVIDHRLYDHASVPATVEALFGLSPMTQRDASANNVLPLATLSTPRTDCPTRLPSPMAPAPQPAPLRQPKLPAPADPLGEGNLPGFLHIAMRSDLELSPPSAQSAIFARVKAIQTRAEAEKYMREVSQKLLAFHEEALPSWGLPADA, from the coding sequence ATGCGCCCCTCCTCACAGTCGATTCAACATGTCTTCGTCCTGATGCTGGAAAACCGGTCCTTCGACCATATGCTGGGCTTCTCTGGCATTACTGGCACCGACGCGGAGACGGGCCGGCCCACGAAGATCAACGGGCTGATGGGCAGCGAGTTCAACACCTACCAGGGCATCCGGTACCCGGTGACCAGGCCAGCCGATAACACCATGCCCGTGTGTCCTGGCCATGATTTCCCGGACGTGCTCGAGCAGCTTGCCGGGCCCGGTGTGTCCTATCCGAAAGGGGGCGCCTATCCTCCCATCGTCAACACCGGCTTCGTCCATAGCTACGCTGCCGCCATGAAAAAGACTTCCCATGCTGAAGGTGATTTGAGTCCCGGGGAGCTGATGAAGTGCTACGAGCCCAGTCAGCTCCCGGTACTCACCACGCTCGCCCGGGAGTTCGCCGTCTGCGACCGTTGGTTCTCGTCCCTTCCGGGTCCTACTTGGCCTAACCGTTTTTTCGTGAACGCCGCATCCTCCGGCGGCCTCGATCACAGCCCCTCTCACGCTGAGATCCTTGACTGGGAGGCGAATCCGCTCGGCGGCTTCGTCTTCCAGAACGGCTCTCTCTTCACCCAAGAAAGCCTCCAGTGGCGCATCTACGCGGGAGGGCTGTTCTGCATCGCCCATGCGATGAGCGGTGTCCATGTCAAAGACATTCGCCCCTACGGCCACTTCGCGAACGATCTCCAAGGCCCTTACACGGCCCAATACACGTTTATCGAACCCAACTATGGCGACTTGGCGGACGACTCATACAGGGGTGGCAACTCGCAGCACCCTCTGGACGATGTCAGACACGGCGAGGCGCTCATCAAGGCCACGTACGAAGCCATCCGCAACTCGCCCCTCTGGAACAACAGCCTGCTCATCATCACCTGGGACGAGCACGGTGGCTTTTACGACAGCGCTTTGCCGCCTGGAGCGCCAGCCCCCGGAGACACGCAACGCATGCCCGGGGTCAATCAGAGTGGGTTCACCTTCCAGCAGTACGGCGTCCGGGTCCCCGCCGTCATCGTCTCGCCGCGGATCGCCCAGAATGTCATCGACCACCGGCTGTACGATCACGCCTCGGTGCCGGCAACGGTCGAGGCGCTCTTCGGCCTCTCGCCGATGACCCAGCGCGACGCGAGCGCGAACAACGTGCTTCCGCTCGCCACGCTGTCGACACCAAGGACGGACTGTCCCACGCGCCTGCCCTCGCCGATGGCCCCGGCTCCCCAGCCAGCCCCCTTGCGACAGCCGAAGCTGCCCGCTCCGGCCGATCCGTTGGGAGAAGGCAACCTGCCCGGCTTCCTGCACATCGCGATGCGCAGCGACCTGGAGCTGTCGCCGCCATCCGCGCAGTCAGCGATCTTCGCGCGGGTGAAGGCGATCCAGACGCGCGCCGAGGCGGAAAAATACATGCGGGAAGTCAGCCAGAAGCTCCTTGCCTTCCACGAGGAAGCGCTTCCCTCTTGGGGTCTTCCGGCAGACGCCTAG
- a CDS encoding alkaline phosphatase family protein: protein MLENQYRGYVMKNPYFRKLAQQGIVLRNAFGVMHPSQTNYIVSIAGELCNVTSDDAPDPLPQRTIVDLIEESPYGLEWKAYMQSYIPQNTPWSATLKPQDEYPYVIKHNPFSSFANIQQSRARWERIQDESAFWADLLNGTFPNYAWFTPNMWNDGHYVDGTKFEPEARAPALVDQAAKWLESFFGALRFPGPDSHLPPRTLVVVTFDEADFKRDYTREHGNEIDYDGPNQIYTVLLGDMIQPGEQAEGYNHYSLLRTIEENFQLGSLGKNDASSNWFQFLWGRRFQWEGAAPTPISQTDSFALAEFANALYLVYATKEGELRFRTADAAGWSAERGLGVSGKGRLALAATRERLVLVYERGDGTLQSLSYDLDSGWSPHPTQVATRSGGALALAAFAEGQRLMLAYRTAEGAIQSRIYWRGEWEREVKVPGVSTEGPLALGVLGPSLYLVYRPVGSAQMLVVSYNTAPFNVVTTVAVDPYPGVDENTSRDTWSPSQFPVASFIRQSGTNASGEPEPGSRPYLAGGPLALAELAGVLHLVHPGVSHPLLLTETFSLSGVMTPTKPVSYDIKNLALSNDGFGTLAQAGWSSQMPIHGAYSAPGGGLSMARVGDSIVLAFQPEVGGAIHLRKGKYVAEG, encoded by the coding sequence ATGCTCGAGAATCAGTACCGCGGCTACGTGATGAAGAACCCTTACTTCCGGAAGCTGGCGCAGCAGGGCATCGTTCTGCGCAACGCCTTCGGTGTCATGCATCCCTCGCAGACCAACTACATCGTGTCGATCGCTGGAGAGCTTTGCAACGTCACGTCTGACGACGCGCCTGATCCGCTTCCCCAGAGGACCATCGTCGACCTCATCGAAGAGTCGCCGTATGGACTGGAGTGGAAGGCTTACATGCAAAGCTATATCCCGCAGAACACGCCGTGGTCGGCCACGCTCAAGCCCCAGGATGAGTACCCGTACGTCATCAAACACAACCCGTTCTCATCCTTCGCGAACATCCAGCAGAGCCGCGCGCGCTGGGAACGCATCCAGGATGAGAGCGCGTTCTGGGCGGATCTTCTGAACGGCACCTTTCCGAACTACGCCTGGTTCACTCCCAACATGTGGAATGACGGCCACTACGTCGATGGCACGAAGTTCGAGCCTGAGGCGCGCGCGCCCGCGCTCGTCGATCAGGCCGCGAAGTGGCTCGAGTCGTTCTTCGGGGCCCTGCGCTTCCCGGGGCCAGACTCGCATCTGCCCCCCCGGACGCTCGTGGTGGTCACCTTCGACGAGGCGGACTTCAAGCGGGACTACACGAGGGAGCATGGCAACGAGATCGACTATGATGGACCGAATCAGATCTACACCGTGCTGCTGGGAGACATGATCCAGCCCGGCGAGCAGGCCGAGGGATACAACCACTACAGCCTCTTGCGCACCATCGAGGAGAACTTTCAGTTGGGTTCCCTGGGCAAGAACGACGCCTCCAGCAACTGGTTCCAATTCCTCTGGGGAAGGCGATTCCAGTGGGAGGGTGCGGCCCCCACACCCATCTCCCAGACGGACAGCTTCGCGCTCGCGGAGTTCGCGAACGCGCTCTATCTCGTGTACGCGACGAAGGAAGGCGAACTCCGCTTCCGCACCGCGGATGCCGCGGGCTGGTCCGCGGAGCGCGGGCTCGGCGTCTCGGGGAAGGGGCGCCTTGCCCTGGCGGCCACCCGGGAGCGGCTGGTGCTCGTTTACGAGAGGGGGGATGGAACGCTCCAGTCCCTCTCTTATGACCTGGACTCCGGCTGGTCGCCCCATCCCACGCAGGTGGCGACCCGGTCGGGCGGTGCGCTGGCCCTCGCGGCCTTCGCGGAAGGGCAGCGCCTCATGCTCGCCTACCGGACGGCGGAGGGAGCGATCCAGTCGCGCATCTATTGGCGCGGGGAGTGGGAGCGTGAGGTCAAGGTGCCCGGCGTTTCCACCGAGGGGCCCTTGGCCCTGGGCGTGCTGGGGCCCTCGCTCTACTTGGTCTACAGGCCGGTGGGCAGCGCTCAGATGCTCGTGGTCTCGTACAACACCGCGCCCTTCAACGTGGTCACCACCGTCGCCGTGGACCCATACCCCGGGGTAGATGAAAATACGAGCCGGGACACGTGGTCTCCCAGCCAGTTTCCGGTTGCCTCCTTCATCCGTCAGTCGGGCACGAACGCCTCAGGAGAGCCGGAGCCCGGAAGCAGGCCTTACCTGGCGGGCGGCCCACTCGCCCTGGCGGAACTCGCGGGAGTGCTCCACCTCGTTCACCCGGGGGTCTCCCATCCCTTGCTCCTGACGGAGACCTTCTCGCTCAGTGGCGTCATGACGCCCACCAAACCCGTGTCGTACGACATCAAGAATCTCGCCCTCTCCAACGATGGTTTTGGCACCCTGGCGCAGGCGGGTTGGAGTTCGCAAATGCCCATCCACGGAGCCTACAGCGCGCCAGGAGGGGGGCTTTCGATGGCCCGGGTGGGCGACAGCATCGTGCTCGCCTTCCAACCCGAAGTTGGAGGGGCGATCCACCTCCGCAAGGGAAAGTATGTGGCCGAAGGCTGA
- the speA gene encoding biosynthetic arginine decarboxylase — protein MPINTPQHRWTLADALEMYGIRNWGNPYFGINDKGHVCVHPDGPQGSSMDLKELVDEVRRRGIGLPLLIRFTDVLRHRVIHLNEAFKKAITESNYKGQYRGVYPIKVNQHRYVVETIVETGKNYGYGLEAGSKPELLAVMALLDNEDALVICNGYKDEEYVETALFFSRLGRNVILVVEKPSELPLIAEVARKTGIAPRLGVRVKLSTRGAGKWEASGGDRSKFGLTSSELMNCISFMRETGLLPHFELLHFHLGSQISNIRNVKNALREVGCFYVEVARQGAPLKYLDVGGGLGVDYDGSQTNFTSSMNYTTEEYANDVVFGVMEACDRAGVTHPTLVSESGRAIVAHHAVLVMDVLGTSESDPTQVPEKVDEKAPSVVRNLLSTYRDVTNKNLLESWHDTQDAKEESLTLFSLGHLSLEQRVAAENIYWAICHKIMRIARDQGEIPEELDSLEKQLSDTYFCNFSVFQSLPDSWAIDQLFPIMPIHRLAEKPSRRATLADITCDSDGKIEHFIDKREVKDALELHPLNNDDYYLGIFLVGAYQEILGDLHNLFGDTHAVQVSLAPNGGYLIDHVVEGDTVNEVLHYVSYSKDDLVARLRKFTEVALRNGRITLDESRTLLRMYEEGLSGYTYLERDVDAAFNASHGQLRLVPPQDASAPRVAPPTGT, from the coding sequence ATGCCCATCAACACGCCGCAGCACCGTTGGACCCTTGCTGACGCTCTGGAGATGTATGGGATCCGGAATTGGGGGAATCCCTACTTCGGCATCAACGACAAGGGCCATGTGTGCGTCCACCCGGATGGGCCCCAGGGGTCCAGCATGGACCTGAAGGAGCTGGTGGACGAGGTGCGGCGCCGGGGCATCGGCCTGCCCCTGCTGATCCGCTTCACGGACGTCCTGCGCCACCGCGTCATCCACCTCAACGAGGCCTTCAAGAAGGCCATCACCGAGTCCAACTACAAGGGCCAGTACCGGGGGGTGTACCCCATCAAGGTGAACCAGCACCGGTACGTGGTGGAGACCATCGTCGAGACGGGCAAGAACTACGGCTACGGTCTGGAGGCCGGCAGCAAGCCGGAGCTGCTCGCGGTGATGGCGCTCCTGGACAACGAGGACGCGCTCGTCATTTGCAACGGCTACAAGGACGAGGAGTACGTGGAGACGGCGCTGTTCTTCTCCCGGCTGGGCCGCAACGTCATCCTGGTGGTGGAGAAGCCCAGCGAGCTGCCCCTCATCGCCGAGGTGGCCCGCAAGACGGGCATCGCCCCCCGGCTGGGCGTCCGGGTGAAGCTGTCCACGCGCGGGGCGGGCAAGTGGGAGGCCTCCGGCGGAGACCGCTCCAAGTTCGGCCTCACCTCCTCGGAGTTGATGAACTGCATCAGCTTCATGCGCGAGACGGGGCTCCTGCCCCACTTCGAGCTGCTGCACTTCCACCTGGGCAGCCAGATCTCCAACATCCGCAACGTGAAGAACGCGCTGCGCGAGGTGGGCTGTTTCTACGTGGAGGTGGCCCGCCAAGGCGCGCCCCTGAAGTACCTGGACGTGGGCGGCGGCCTGGGCGTGGACTACGACGGCTCGCAGACCAACTTCACCTCCTCCATGAACTACACCACGGAGGAGTACGCCAACGACGTGGTGTTCGGGGTGATGGAGGCGTGTGACCGGGCGGGCGTCACCCACCCCACGCTCGTCTCCGAGTCCGGCCGCGCCATCGTGGCCCACCACGCCGTGCTGGTGATGGATGTGCTGGGCACCAGCGAGTCGGACCCTACCCAAGTGCCCGAGAAGGTGGACGAGAAGGCCCCTTCCGTGGTGCGCAACCTGCTGAGCACCTACCGGGACGTGACGAACAAGAACCTCCTGGAGTCCTGGCACGACACCCAGGATGCCAAGGAGGAGAGCCTCACCCTGTTCTCCCTGGGCCACCTGTCGCTCGAGCAGCGCGTGGCGGCGGAGAACATCTACTGGGCCATTTGTCACAAGATCATGCGCATCGCCCGCGACCAGGGGGAGATCCCCGAGGAGCTGGACTCGCTGGAGAAGCAGCTGTCCGACACGTACTTCTGCAACTTCTCCGTGTTCCAGTCCCTGCCGGACTCGTGGGCCATCGATCAGCTCTTCCCGATCATGCCCATCCACCGGCTCGCCGAGAAGCCCTCGCGCCGGGCCACGCTGGCCGACATCACCTGCGACTCGGACGGGAAGATCGAGCACTTCATCGACAAGCGCGAGGTGAAGGACGCGCTGGAGCTGCACCCGCTCAACAACGATGACTACTACCTGGGCATCTTCCTGGTGGGCGCCTACCAGGAGATCCTCGGAGACCTGCACAACCTGTTTGGGGATACCCACGCGGTGCAGGTGTCGCTGGCGCCCAACGGGGGCTACCTCATCGACCACGTGGTGGAGGGAGACACCGTCAACGAAGTGCTCCACTACGTCAGCTACAGCAAGGACGACCTGGTGGCCCGGCTGCGGAAGTTCACCGAGGTGGCGCTGCGCAACGGCCGCATCACCCTGGATGAGTCGCGCACCCTGCTGCGGATGTACGAGGAGGGCCTGTCCGGCTACACCTACCTGGAGCGGGACGTGGACGCGGCCTTCAACGCCAGCCACGGCCAGCTCCGCCTGGTGCCACCGCAGGACGCCTCGGCTCCCCGCGTCGCCCCGCCCACGGGGACCTGA
- the clpX gene encoding ATP-dependent Clp protease ATP-binding subunit ClpX — MESSARREEPLLTPRQIFERLDRYVIGQDEAKRTVAIAAHNHLKRIQARRLRRGSLIKKSNILLIGPTGSGKTHIARNLADILSVPFTTVDATEYTEAGYYGKDVEVMISDLLFKANHSVEDTQRGIIFVDEVDKIARRSQGARNGAGSRDIGGEGVQQGLLKMLEGREVFVPMNLTQAWNKSDFVQIDTRDILFICAGTFSDLHEYGEGGSRPLGFGSEEASRRITRRISVKQLVDFGMLAEFLGRLPVMVQLQALGEPELLRVLTEPPDSIIREFRELLAYDEIDLDFTEEALREVVHYSVEKGLGARGLRSILEHVMADVMFEAPERGRGSFRVDGDFVRTRLNGLNASQLGA, encoded by the coding sequence ATGGAGTCGTCCGCACGCAGGGAAGAGCCGTTACTGACACCCAGACAGATCTTCGAGCGATTGGACCGGTACGTCATCGGCCAGGACGAGGCGAAGCGAACCGTGGCCATTGCCGCCCACAACCACCTCAAGCGCATTCAGGCGAGGCGGCTGCGGCGGGGCTCGCTCATCAAGAAGTCCAACATCTTGCTGATTGGCCCCACCGGGAGCGGCAAGACACACATTGCGCGCAACCTGGCGGACATCCTCTCCGTCCCGTTCACGACGGTGGACGCCACCGAGTACACGGAGGCGGGCTACTACGGCAAGGACGTGGAGGTGATGATCTCGGACCTGCTCTTCAAGGCCAACCACTCCGTGGAGGACACCCAGCGGGGCATCATCTTCGTCGACGAGGTGGACAAGATCGCCCGCCGCTCGCAGGGGGCCCGCAATGGCGCGGGCAGCCGGGACATTGGCGGCGAAGGGGTCCAGCAGGGGCTGCTCAAGATGCTGGAGGGGCGTGAAGTCTTCGTCCCCATGAACCTCACCCAGGCGTGGAACAAGAGCGACTTCGTGCAGATCGACACGCGCGACATCCTCTTCATCTGCGCGGGCACGTTCTCGGACCTGCACGAGTATGGCGAGGGCGGTTCGCGCCCCCTGGGCTTCGGCTCCGAGGAGGCGTCCCGGCGGATAACCCGGCGCATCAGCGTCAAGCAACTGGTGGACTTCGGCATGCTCGCGGAGTTCCTTGGCCGGTTGCCCGTGATGGTTCAGCTCCAGGCGCTGGGGGAGCCCGAGCTGTTGCGCGTGCTGACGGAGCCGCCGGACTCCATCATCCGCGAGTTCCGCGAGCTGCTGGCGTACGACGAGATCGACCTGGATTTCACCGAGGAGGCCCTCCGCGAGGTGGTGCACTACTCGGTGGAGAAGGGGCTGGGGGCCCGGGGCTTGCGCTCCATCCTGGAGCACGTGATGGCCGATGTGATGTTCGAGGCGCCCGAGCGGGGTCGGGGGTCGTTCCGGGTGGATGGGGACTTCGTGCGGACCCGGCTCAACGGGCTGAACGCCTCGCAGCTGGGCGCTTAG